In a single window of the Carcharodon carcharias isolate sCarCar2 chromosome 24 unlocalized genomic scaffold, sCarCar2.pri SUPER_24_unloc_30, whole genome shotgun sequence genome:
- the LOC121273546 gene encoding apelin receptor A-like: MAAADLMVMIFNVIVYLIINYHFPYSFLSYTAVCKFLLYLAFVNLDMSVWFTVSFTFDRFMAICCQKFKEKYCTKRTATAAIVTLCFLACLKGVPILFSYEPERIILKVQWGCRTTAAVYALPAWSVYSWIQTLSVPLLPFALMVLFNSLTVRRILMANRARRGLRGVVNENQSDPEIKSRRKSIILLFTISGSFIFLWLTAVVSFAVTRLSSTVYYQGDYSNPEFIATETGYLLVYMSSCTNTCMYAATQVKFREELKNALKSPWVLIHKIVTNKENLK, encoded by the coding sequence ATGGCAGCAGCAGATCTAATGGTCATGATCTTTAATGTCATAGTATATTTGATTATTAATTATCATTTTCCATATTCCTTTCTGTCCTACACTGCCGTCTGTAAGTTTCTTCTGTACTTAGCATTCGTCAACCTAGATATGTCAGTGTGGTTCACTGTCTCATTTACCTTTGACCGATTTATGGCAATCTGCTGTCAGAAGTTTAAAGAGAAATATTGCACCAAGAGAACAGCGACCGCGGCTATAGTAACGCTCTGCTTCCTGGCCTGTTTAAAGGGAGTCCCGATTCTGTTTTCATATGAACCTGAACGAATAATTCTCAAGGTGCAGTGGGGCTGCCGGACGACGGCTGCTGTTTATGCATTACCAGCATGGTCAGTTTACAGCTGGATCCAAACTCTATCTGTCCCATTGCTTCCCTTCGCATTGATGGTACTGTTTAATTCCTTAACTGTCAGGCGTATTTTAATGGCTAACAGAGCCCGGAGGGGACTTCGGGGTGTCGTCAATGAGAATCAGAGTGATCCAGAGATTAAGAGCCGAAGAAAATCCATCATATTACTCTTCACTATATCAGGCAGTTTCATATTTTTGTGGTTAACAGCTGTTGTGAGTTTTGCAGTCACCAGGCTGTCAAGCACTGTTTATTATCAAGGTGATTACTCAAACCCTGAATTTATTGCCACGGAAACCGGATATTTGCTGGTATACATGAGTTCCTGCACAAACACGTGCATGTATGCAGCTACCCAGGTGAAATTTCGAGAAGAACTGAAGAATGCCCTGAAATCGCCCTGGGTACTTATTCATAAAATAGTGACAAATAAAGAAAACTTGAAGTAA